The proteins below come from a single Ruegeria sp. SCSIO 43209 genomic window:
- the ppk2 gene encoding polyphosphate kinase 2, producing MDAAPQIKQKSSQIKAVTDLKADASAPTSEKIRQAFESGKYPYGRKMARKDYEAQKAELQAELLKVQLWAQETGQRFVLLFEGRDAAGKGGTIKRFMEHLNPRQARVVALNKPTDEEKGQWYYQRYVQQLPTVGEMVFYDRSWYNRAGVERVMGFCSPNEYLEFMRQTPELERMLVRSGIQLYKYWFSVTQEEQQRRFGSRETDPLKQWKLSPIDKASLSKWDDYTEAKEAMFFYTDTADAPWTIVKSNDKKRARLNCMRHFLSTLDYPDKDLRIVGEPDPLIVGQAHHVIHNSDHILGTALHPDAKIG from the coding sequence ATGGATGCGGCACCCCAGATCAAACAAAAATCGTCGCAGATCAAAGCTGTAACTGACCTGAAGGCGGATGCCTCGGCACCAACATCCGAGAAAATCCGGCAAGCTTTCGAGAGCGGCAAGTACCCCTATGGCCGCAAGATGGCACGCAAGGATTACGAGGCGCAAAAGGCCGAGCTGCAGGCAGAGTTGCTGAAGGTGCAATTGTGGGCGCAGGAGACCGGGCAGCGGTTTGTGCTGTTGTTCGAGGGCCGCGACGCCGCCGGCAAGGGTGGGACCATCAAGCGGTTCATGGAGCATCTAAACCCGCGTCAGGCGCGTGTGGTCGCATTGAACAAGCCGACGGATGAGGAGAAGGGGCAGTGGTATTACCAGCGTTATGTGCAGCAGCTGCCCACCGTGGGCGAGATGGTGTTTTATGATCGGTCCTGGTACAACCGTGCGGGCGTCGAGCGGGTGATGGGCTTCTGCTCACCCAATGAGTATCTGGAATTCATGCGGCAGACGCCCGAGTTGGAGCGGATGCTGGTGCGCTCGGGCATTCAGCTTTACAAGTACTGGTTCTCGGTCACGCAGGAAGAACAGCAGCGGCGCTTTGGGAGTCGTGAAACTGATCCGTTGAAGCAATGGAAACTGTCACCGATTGACAAGGCTAGCCTGAGCAAATGGGATGATTATACCGAGGCGAAAGAGGCGATGTTCTTCTACACCGACACCGCTGATGCGCCCTGGACGATTGTCAAATCCAACGACAAGAAACGCGCGCGTCTGAACTGCATGCGACATTTCCTGTCGACGCTGGACTACCCGGACAAAGACCTCAGGATCGTTGGTGAGCCTGATCCGTTGATAGTTGGGCAGGCGCATCACGTAATTCATAACTCGGACCATATTCTGGGGACAGCGCTGCATCCTGACGCGAAGATCGGCTGA
- a CDS encoding carboxymuconolactone decarboxylase family protein, whose product MSWIRTIPFEEATGKLRKLYDRVTGPDNNVDNIMMAHSLRPHSMEAHMAVYKNVLHHSANKVPKWFLEVLGVWVSSLNRCGYCVEHHFSGLQRLLQDEVRGNAIRAAIEARDPASAPLDAAQVEAMRYARKLTEAPGDLTEADVIALREAGWEDGEILEINQVCSYFSYANRTVLGLGCSTDGDILGLSPNNSDNPDDWGHR is encoded by the coding sequence TTGAGTTGGATCAGAACCATTCCATTCGAAGAGGCTACGGGAAAGCTGAGGAAGCTTTATGACCGGGTCACCGGGCCGGACAACAATGTAGACAACATCATGATGGCGCACAGCCTGCGGCCGCATTCGATGGAAGCCCATATGGCAGTCTACAAGAACGTGTTGCACCATTCGGCCAACAAGGTGCCAAAATGGTTTCTTGAAGTGTTGGGCGTGTGGGTCAGCTCTCTGAACCGGTGCGGGTATTGCGTAGAACATCACTTTTCCGGATTGCAGCGGTTGCTGCAGGATGAGGTGCGCGGCAATGCGATCCGTGCGGCGATTGAGGCGCGTGATCCGGCCTCGGCCCCGCTGGACGCGGCACAGGTCGAAGCGATGAGATATGCGCGCAAGCTGACCGAGGCACCCGGTGATCTGACTGAGGCGGATGTGATAGCTCTGCGAGAGGCGGGGTGGGAAGATGGCGAGATTCTTGAGATCAATCAGGTGTGTTCGTATTTCTCCTATGCGAACAGAACCGTTTTGGGGTTGGGGTGTTCGACTGACGGAGACATTTTGGGCTTGTCGCCGAACAACTCGGACAATCCTGATGATTGGGGACATCGGTAA
- the parE gene encoding DNA topoisomerase IV subunit B: MPDDLLTPETTTAYDASSIEVLEGLEPVRKRPGMYIGGTDERALHHMVAEILDNSMDEAVAGHANRIEVELHADYALTVRDNGRGIPIDPHPKFPDKSALEVILCTLHAGGKFSGKAYQTSGGLHGVGASVVNALSDSMVVQVARDKQLFEQRFSRGIPLGPVERVGAAPNRRGTTVTFHADADIFGHHKFKPARLFKSIRSKAYLFSGVEIRWKSAIDDGETPTEATFHFPGGLSDYLKETMNGSSTYAEQPFAGTVDFNEKFGTPGKVEWAINWTPSRDGFIQSYCNTVPTPEGGTHVAGFWAAVLKGIKAYGELINNKKAGQITRDDLITGGCALVSCFISEPEFVGQTKDRLATVEAQRLVENSVRDHFDNWLAADTKSAGAILDFLILRAEERLRRRAEKETQRKSATKKLRLPGKLVDCSSSTRDGTELFIVEGDSAGGSAKMGRDRKTQALLPLRGKILNVLGAASSKLGTNAEINDLTQALGVGLGTKFNVDDLRYDKVIIMTDADVDGAHIASLLMTFFFTQMRPMIDAGHLYLACPPLYRLTQGAKRVYCLDEAERDEWLEKGLGGKGKIDVSRFKGLGEMDAKDLKETTMDPASRKLIRVTIDEDEPGETGDLVERLMGKKPELRFQYIQENARFVEELDV, from the coding sequence ATGCCCGACGATCTGTTGACGCCAGAAACAACGACCGCTTACGACGCCTCGTCCATCGAGGTGCTGGAAGGTCTGGAACCGGTCCGCAAACGCCCCGGCATGTATATCGGCGGCACGGATGAGCGTGCATTGCACCATATGGTGGCCGAGATACTCGACAACTCAATGGACGAAGCTGTTGCGGGCCATGCCAACCGGATAGAGGTCGAGCTGCACGCAGATTACGCCCTGACCGTTCGTGACAACGGGCGCGGCATTCCGATCGACCCGCATCCCAAGTTCCCCGACAAGTCGGCACTTGAAGTGATCCTCTGTACCCTGCACGCAGGCGGTAAATTCTCGGGCAAGGCGTATCAGACTTCGGGCGGTCTGCACGGTGTGGGTGCATCGGTGGTGAATGCCCTGTCGGATTCGATGGTCGTGCAGGTGGCACGCGACAAACAGCTATTCGAACAACGCTTCTCGCGCGGTATCCCACTAGGTCCGGTGGAAAGAGTAGGCGCAGCGCCCAACCGGCGCGGTACAACCGTCACGTTCCACGCCGACGCGGACATCTTCGGCCACCACAAATTCAAACCCGCGCGCCTATTCAAATCCATCCGCTCCAAGGCCTATCTGTTCTCGGGCGTCGAAATCCGCTGGAAATCCGCCATCGACGACGGCGAAACCCCGACCGAGGCGACCTTTCACTTCCCCGGCGGTCTTTCGGATTACCTGAAGGAGACGATGAACGGCTCGTCGACCTATGCCGAGCAGCCCTTTGCCGGCACCGTGGACTTTAACGAGAAGTTCGGCACCCCCGGCAAAGTCGAATGGGCGATCAATTGGACACCTTCGCGCGACGGGTTCATCCAGTCCTACTGTAACACCGTCCCAACCCCCGAAGGCGGCACACATGTCGCCGGTTTCTGGGCTGCGGTCCTCAAGGGGATCAAGGCCTATGGCGAGCTGATCAACAACAAAAAGGCCGGTCAGATCACCCGCGACGACCTAATCACCGGAGGCTGTGCGCTGGTGTCGTGCTTCATCAGTGAACCGGAGTTCGTCGGCCAGACAAAAGACCGCCTCGCCACAGTCGAGGCGCAACGGCTGGTCGAAAACTCCGTCCGCGACCATTTCGACAACTGGCTGGCGGCTGACACGAAATCCGCCGGAGCGATCCTCGACTTCCTCATCCTGAGGGCCGAAGAACGCCTGCGCCGACGGGCCGAGAAGGAAACACAACGCAAGTCCGCCACTAAGAAACTTCGTCTCCCCGGCAAGTTGGTGGACTGTAGCAGTTCAACACGCGACGGTACGGAATTATTCATCGTCGAGGGCGACTCGGCGGGCGGGTCCGCCAAAATGGGCCGGGACCGCAAAACACAGGCCCTGCTGCCCTTGCGCGGTAAAATCCTGAACGTGCTGGGCGCGGCCAGTTCCAAGCTGGGCACCAATGCCGAGATCAACGACCTGACCCAAGCGCTGGGTGTCGGCCTTGGCACCAAGTTCAACGTCGACGACCTGCGCTATGACAAGGTCATCATCATGACCGACGCGGATGTGGACGGGGCACATATCGCCTCGCTGCTGATGACGTTCTTCTTCACGCAGATGCGCCCGATGATCGACGCGGGCCACCTCTATCTGGCCTGCCCGCCCCTCTACCGCCTGACCCAAGGCGCCAAGCGCGTCTATTGCCTGGACGAGGCCGAGCGTGACGAATGGCTTGAAAAAGGTCTGGGCGGCAAAGGCAAGATCGACGTCTCGCGCTTCAAAGGTCTGGGTGAAATGGACGCCAAGGACCTGAAAGAGACCACGATGGACCCCGCCTCCCGCAAACTGATCCGCGTCACGATTGATGAGGACGAACCCGGCGAGACCGGCGATCTGGTCGAGCGCCTGATGGGTAAGAAACCCGAACTGCGGTTCCAATACATTCAGGAAAACGCGCGGTTTGTGGAGGAGTTGGATGTTTAG
- a CDS encoding DUF2188 domain-containing protein — MATKGQHVVPNGGKWSVRKAGSSKVTGTYSTQGEAIREARKIAKNQSTELYIHGRDGRIRERDSYGNDPVKSKG, encoded by the coding sequence ATGGCAACTAAAGGTCAGCACGTTGTGCCTAATGGGGGCAAATGGAGCGTGCGCAAAGCAGGTTCGTCAAAAGTTACGGGCACTTATTCAACTCAGGGTGAAGCAATACGTGAAGCCCGGAAAATTGCCAAAAATCAGAGTACTGAACTCTATATTCATGGTCGAGATGGTCGAATTAGAGAACGAGATTCTTATGGGAATGATCCAGTGAAGTCGAAAGGCTAA
- a CDS encoding alpha/beta hydrolase, whose translation MTKEIVLIHGAFAGPWCMEDYAGFFHARGWTVHTPALRYHGGDPKADPDPGLTDTSVLDYANDISDFVQGLDSEPVLLGHAIAGVVAQKVASRGLASAIVLINPNAAWGTLPETDDERAVPRALMEGGAFWKQPMRVDFDLMAPFALNKMPEAQQHEVYDQLGPESGRVMFEMFFWMFDDHHAMKVDIDKVDCPVLIVSGTEDRAVNPNTCRALAKLYGDRATFLPVDNHAHFLFMEPGWEGPAEQIANWLDRNVG comes from the coding sequence ATGACGAAAGAGATTGTTCTGATCCACGGTGCTTTTGCCGGGCCGTGGTGTATGGAGGATTATGCGGGCTTCTTTCATGCACGTGGCTGGACGGTGCATACGCCCGCGCTACGCTACCATGGTGGCGACCCCAAGGCAGATCCCGATCCCGGCCTCACCGACACAAGCGTCCTAGATTACGCCAATGACATTTCGGACTTCGTGCAGGGGTTGGATAGCGAACCCGTGCTACTGGGCCATGCGATTGCGGGGGTAGTGGCGCAGAAGGTGGCGTCTCGGGGGTTGGCCAGCGCAATTGTCCTGATCAACCCAAACGCGGCTTGGGGCACATTGCCGGAAACCGACGACGAACGCGCTGTGCCGCGCGCGTTGATGGAGGGTGGGGCGTTCTGGAAACAGCCCATGCGGGTCGATTTCGACCTGATGGCCCCCTTTGCGCTCAACAAGATGCCCGAGGCGCAGCAGCATGAGGTGTATGACCAACTCGGCCCCGAAAGCGGGCGGGTGATGTTCGAGATGTTCTTCTGGATGTTCGATGACCACCACGCGATGAAGGTGGACATCGACAAGGTCGATTGCCCGGTGCTGATCGTTTCAGGCACCGAGGACCGGGCCGTGAACCCCAACACCTGCCGTGCTCTGGCGAAGCTTTACGGAGACCGTGCGACTTTCCTGCCTGTCGACAACCACGCGCATTTTCTGTTCATGGAGCCGGGCTGGGAAGGCCCAGCCGAACAGATTGCCAACTGGTTGGATCGGAATGTTGGGTAA